The Fusobacterium polymorphum genome segment AAGATTTTAACTATATTTTAAAAATAAAAAAATTAAGAGAAAATAGAAAAAGAAGTTTATGGTCAAGGATAAAATATAATTTTGCTATATCAAAAGAGAAAAAATATGCTGATGAAAAATTTTTACAAATCTATAAAGAATATAAACCTGATATTGTAATAGATTTTGATTCAAGTTTAACAAAAATAATTGATAAATTAGATTTATCTAAAAATTTAGTTTGGATACATAGTTCTATTGAAAATTGGAAAAAGAAAAAAAATAAAATAAATAGATTTGTAGATAGAATTTCAAAATATGATAAAATAGTTTGTATTTGTAAAGAAATGAAAGAAGATTTGATTAAATTAAAAAGCAGTCTAAGAAATAAAGTAGATTTCTTATACAATCCTATTGATTTTGATAAAATAAAAAAATTATCAGAAGAGAATTTTTATGAAGAAGATAAAAAATTTTTAGAAAATAAATATTTATTATCAATAGCAAGATTAGATTGTATACCAAAAGATTTTCAGACTTTATTTAAAGCCTATGAAAAAGCTAAAAAAGATGGTTATGATGGTAAATTATATATTATAGGAGATGGACCTGATAGAGAGAAAGTTGAGAAATTAAAGGAAGATAATGTCTACAAAGACGAGATTATATTATTGGGAAGAAAAGAAAATCCATATAATTGGCTAAAAAGGGCAAATAAGTTAATTTTATCTTCAAGATATGAAGGATTTG includes the following:
- a CDS encoding glycosyltransferase: MKKILFKSGSTMMGGLEKVQIEYINFLLEQEKYQVKIVIENDNGRDNALEKYINSKIIYLKDFNYILKIKKLRENRKRSLWSRIKYNFAISKEKKYADEKFLQIYKEYKPDIVIDFDSSLTKIIDKLDLSKNLVWIHSSIENWKKKKNKINRFVDRISKYDKIVCICKEMKEDLIKLKSSLRNKVDFLYNPIDFDKIKKLSEENFYEEDKKFLENKYLLSIARLDCIPKDFQTLFKAYEKAKKDGYDGKLYIIGDGPDREKVEKLKEDNVYKDEIILLGRKENPYNWLKRANKLILSSRYEGFAMVTLEGLCLGKNVIASNCKTGPKEILADNRGKLFKVGDYLTLAKYIVLEDNQKDLKFNLEEFERNKIFEKFLEILED